From one Misgurnus anguillicaudatus chromosome 2, ASM2758022v2, whole genome shotgun sequence genomic stretch:
- the LOC141351008 gene encoding uncharacterized protein translates to MVGNHSCSACMAPLQLEDGHDLCPSCLGFEHLKEGLSDDPCMNCGIMPRAVRAARLTEVEQLLGSTLSIGHLTPAQRLVPDQSGQSKRRAAEAAGPTPAKKAKGPRLASKVDQLTAELNTMKSLFLAFQSGTGAEPPDDFVPSAASLESEDDVLSMAASAGQFNEYEPEVLPQMEASQPSGACSRSSTHSSTGGVEDCSMGAIIRMALARLQLDVPQTQPAPASAFFRRVPASVSFTAPPSEEYLRELQACWRDSRALSHATSDGRTLAAMQDAQKFGLDRMPAVEPTIAALIISPDEALRPDARCPRPQCRVTDDLLCKAYDAAARMGRIGNSMSHLMLALSTSLQETELDASVHNFSDASLQAFALMSRELGRLMSTLVQARRQVWLAQSPLTEACRRTLRSVPVEPGELFGSAALEALERTIQAGRTRQQLSGLQRSVPPPSRPRGPPAAPQRSSRPQAHPRGYLRSLRPRPQPAQQQAPTFRVPDRLPSGQPQSFPTRRASGTFRGRGPRR, encoded by the coding sequence ATGGTTGGCAACCACTCCTGCTCGGCCTGTATGGCTCCTCTGCAGCTTGAGGATGGCCATGATTTATGTCCCTCATGTCTTGGCTTCGAACATTTAAAGGAGGGTCTTTCTGACGACCCCTGCATGAACTGCGGTATCATGCCTCGGGCAGTGAGGGCAGCTAGACTGACTGAGGTGGAGCAACTGTTGGGCTCTACTTTGTCGATTGGACATTTGACCCCAGCCCAGCGACTGGTTCCAGATCAGTCTGGGCAGTCTAAACGTCGGGCTGCTGAGGCTGCAGGCCCCACTCCTGCAAAAAAGGCTAAGGGACCCCGGCTTGCCTCTAAAGTGGACCAACTAACAGCGGAGCTCAATACTATGAAGTCCCTCTTCCTGGCTTTCCAGTCCGGTACTGGAGCAGAGCCGCCAGATGATTTTGTCCCCTCGGCAGCCTCCTTGGAGTCGGAGGACGATGTGCTTTCCATGGCAGCGTCAGCTGGCCAGTTTAATGAATATGAGCCAGAGGTACTTCCACAGATGGAAGCCTCCCAACCTTCTGGGGCCTGCTCCCGTTCTTCAACCCATAGCTCTACTGGTGGTGTTGAGGACTGCTCTATGGGAGCCATCATTCGTATGGCTCTTGCTCGTCTCCAGTTGGACGTCCCGCAGACTCAGCCGGCTCCGGCCAGTGCTTTTTTCAGGCGTGTCCCAGCCTCCGTCAGCTTTACTGCGCCCCCATCGGAGGAGTATTTGAGGGAGTTGCAGGCATGTTGGAGGGATTCTAGGGCCCTCTCTCATGCAACGTCCGATGGCCGGACCCTGGCAGCCATGCAGGACGCCCAGAAGTTCGGATTGGACCGCATGCCAGCAGTTGAGCCGACAATAGCGGCTCTTATCATCTCACCTGATGAGGCTTTGAGGCCGGATGCTAGGTGCCCTCGTCCCCAGTGCCGGGTTACAGATGACCTGCTCTGTAAGGCCTATGATGCAGCGGCCCGCATGGGACGCATCGGTAACTCCATGTCCCACCTGATGCTCGCTTTGTCAACTTCCCTGCAGGAGACTGAGTTGGATGCCTCCGTCCACAATTTTAGCGATGCTTCACTACAGGCATTCGCATTGATGTCTAGGGAATTGGGGCGGTTGATGTCTACTCTTGTGCAGGCTCGCCGCCAGGTATGGTTGGCACAATCTCCTCTCACTGAGGCCTGTAGGAGAACCCTCCGCAGTGTTCCGGTGGAACCAGGGGAGCTGTTTGGTTCCGCAGCTCTGGAAGCGCTTGAGCGCACGATCCAAGCCGGACGGACTCGACAGCAGCTGTCCGGGCTTCAAAGAAGCGTTCCGCCTCCTAGCAGGCCTAGAGGTCCTCCAGCTGCCCCACAGCGCAGCTCTCGTCCACAGGCTCATCCTAGGGGCTACCTAAGGTCTCTGCGCCCACGTCCACAGCCTGCTCAGCAGCAGGCACCGACCTTTCGGGTGCCTGACCGGCTGCCCTCAGGACAACCGCAGTCCTTTCCAACCCGTCGTGCCTCTGGAACCTTTAGAGGCCGGGGACCCCGGCGCTGA